TTGCTGTCACGGCAGAAAATTTATGGTCAATGTTGGGAGCCCTCGAAGACGTGTTTAATGTTTTTAGTTAAAATAATAAGACGGCCACTGGGTGACGTATCGTTGCTCAGGTCAGGCCATTGGCGTAGGCAAAGAAATTATATACTATCTTtactattttatataaaataatttacctaaaatgataAACAAAATATGTGAATATAAATGGGTATTTTAAGATAATAATTACTAAGTAATGAATAAATTGTATTAATTATTTCATAACTTAAGTAATTATTTCATAAAtagtatataatttataatttcattaataaatttaattaaaataaaataattaatcataaagataataaaaagaaaaaaaagaaaaaagatgatAAAAGAGGAATCATATTCTTTTTCACTtgaaaatctaaattttttttatgaaacaaATATAAAGTTTatagattttattttaataaattgaagttaagtaattaaaataaaataatcacatAAATTAAGAAATATTTAATGTAATTTATCCCTTAATAATGAGTCTAAACAATAACTAATAACAaatttttttacataaaaatataattaaaattataaatataataattaataattaatttatattctaTAATTTTTGGTAGGGGCaacgaaatatatatatatatatatatatatatatggggacgAAATCTTGTACGATGTATATTATAGAATAGAAATTCTTTCAACTGATTTTCCTTAATTAGGacaaaatacaataaaaaaataattaattaatattattggaCGCGTGGTGTGAAGTATGAACCATAAAATCAAACCTTGTGTGCTGCGGTttgtcatcttcttcaattttttCTTTACATGTCATTGTTTAAGTTGAATGTAATGGAGTATTTTATTGGTCTCATTTAATCGGCAATGTTTATTTCATTTATTAGTcattaagaaattaattatttacagAGACATTCAATTTCCAAACTATTATATGAGGAGAATTTTCAGAGACACAAAGGCACTGTGGATGTCGATGAGCTTTCTCTATACTTTCCCAGAATTCCACATGTTAATCGTTCCATCTAACAAATTAACAATAGCAGAACTgttttctatttcttttttttccAAATCTTTAGCGTGAAGAGTAACAACTCTTTTAGCTAATAATAGAAGAATATCCACACCTTAGCCATTGTTAATGAGCTTAAAATATGTACTCCACGGTCGAAGTTTTTTAAATTCCTTTTCTCACCCATCTttcttatcaatttttttttatcaaatagattttctttttaaatgaTTACTCtagattgtttttttttttaataaactctTAAATTTATATTCATTTAAAACAAATCTAATTTCATCTTCTTATATCTGTATCTGTCAGAATAAATCTGATATTTTTTTTACCCAATATTAAGGTTATGATCTTCAATTATTGGGTTCTGTTTTCTCTCCTATAGTGGGATTTATTTGCTTCTTGCCATATTTGATGAATTATTTGATAGTTCAAAATGCAGTGTAAATCATTGATCTTTTTAATTAGAAACTTTAAGTAATAATCTTCTCTATTAATAGAGCCAATAACTCCTATTCCTCGATGATTTAAACTTTTCTGTGAGTTAAAAATAAAACTAGCTAGGTTATTTAAGGTGGAAGAGCAGCTACAAAATTGTTCAATGAGTATATAAGAAGGCTCCATTATTATTGGTTCAGCAAATGTAAGATTCTTCCTTATCTCTTTCCCAATCTTTTCCTTAAATCTCAAACCAAGTACATAGCTAGATCATACCTGGAGTTCAATATAGTCATTTTTTTCTATTAAAGCTTTTATACCATTTTAACTTTCTAAGCaactctattcatttttaatttttttttagttcatttagtttaattaattgaaagCTATTAATAAGTAAAAAGGACTCTTAAtgagttaaaatttattaattataaatttttctttttgaacTATTTCAGTGtaaaatagtataattaataagagatttcatatgattattttatttaaaataaagtgagattattttgttttatgagaaaattttactttttatgaaatttttatattttatctcacacatttaaataatatatatatgcttaattatttttttaaaagtaacCACTTTATTGTAAAGTATATtagattatttaaaaaaaataaaatttactatatatataaagaaatcaTCCTTTTTAGCAACGGATTTACGATGTTGTCGCTAATTCATATGAACTAATGTAGAAATTTTTAACAACACATTAAATCAATTGCTAAATATTCctcataaaaaaaattcattgctAAAAAGTATTAGCGACTAATGATTAAATCATAAATCTGTCGCTAAAATcttattgaaaaatatattacataTATAAGTTCATTTTTCTATAAAGTGTTACTATATAAAAGAATtgctttttattttcttgtagtgctattttttttattaatttaatatatttttcataaaagaaaCCATAAAattcagtgtggctaaaaaggaATAGGTTATCGAGAAAACATATAGAAAATTCCTATTTATATATTCTATGCAAATTTGTCCTATAACTCTAATAATCGAAATCTAAAAagatagaaaattataatttgtttttttaatataattttattgaatttaaataaataacATTACTCAATCacctcattatatatatatatatatatatatatagtacattATATTCCATTAATTTACTACAACACACAGAATGTGatctaataaatattaattttattttgttatagCATCCATATTTGAACTATaaagccctttttttttttatgacaaaCCCTAATATGGCCATAGAggctataaataaatatattatttgtaAATCGAATGCTTTGTAGCTAGCATCTCATGCAAAGCATACGTGAGCAAATAGATATATTCTTCAAACGACAATGGAATTGCGCAACTCATTTTCCTCCACCATGTTACACAAACTTTGGATTTCTTTTTGGAAGCATATTGAATCAATATTACTTTGTTGGAAGATGATTAACACATAAAAGATAAATAAGGAATTATTGGGAGAGAATACTAAAAACACTCAATATCATATATTATAGATCACTACTCCACTCTTTCTACATTAACACATATACCATAGAGGTATAACTAGTAGCTAGCTAACACTATTCTAAGCATACCACACACATATCCTTACATACTTCTGATGCACATTGTTAATACTTAAATTTATGCTTTTAATATTTTTCTGGATGCAGGATAATAAAGAGAAAGACAGTGCACGAAATATCTCACATTTATGAATAGTGGAGTTAATGCACGCAGTTTTATGGTTGCCTTGTAGAGAGATTGTTTTCATCGTTTGAACTCATGACTTCCATATCACAAATGAAGTGTGGAAGAAGCCCTTCAAGGTCCTTATCCTCTGTTGTGTACAAGTCTTCTATTATTGGGCACGGCTGCTCCCGCAAACTTTGGATTATTTCTCTAGATAATTCAGATGCCCCACTATTCTCCTGTGACATCACTTGATATTCAGCAGACCACAAAGGAGGATATTCAAATGAATCATCGCAGTAATTATTATATGAATAAACAGGCTCTTCATGCCATATCTGATACGTGATATCCTTATTATCCTCCACTATTTGCAAGCCCTCCAATGGAAATGGTTGTCCACACTGACTCTGGAATTGGAGATCTCCAGATAAATCAATATTCTCCTGTTCTATTGCCTGGTTCTCATAAGACAGTAGAGGAAAATTGCCAAAAAagtcattatttgaagcaaacgGGTAAAGAGTTTGCCAATGATCCTCCATTATATGCAAGCCTTCCGCAGAAAATGATTGCCCACGTAAGCTTTCAAAGTTTCCAGAAAATTTAGATAATTCAACATTAGTATTTTGACCTAAAGCCTGGTTTTTATCAATTCCGTTGAGAAGGTTAGAACTTGATGAATTTGGGACCTCCTTAAAGCTTTCTGCAATCAACGCTTTTGGAACAGTTGAAATTGAGCCAGTACCTTCGGAGAGATGATTCTTCATCTTTGGCTGGACTCCATAAATACTTCGCACCCTCTCCAATTTAGTTTCAGATGCTGTATTCTTGAAGCGTCTTTTTAAATTGCAGTTCCAGTAATTTTTTATGTCATTGTCTGTTCTTCCAGGCAATCTGGCTGCAATTGCTGACCATCTAaagaaagagaaataaaaattgaGTATGCACATGTTCATTTAGGAGCTTGCCTTGTACTTAGCATTTTATTAAGTGATATGGTCTTCAATAATGGCTAAATagcaaaattttccaaaacaCATGAAAAGTACGAATCAGGCACAGTGATCCGATCGAccatcctcttcttcttcttcttctttactaATAATATTTTGCTTTCTACATTACTATTATAACAACCAAATCCACGTATGTAATTTCTCCATGAAAATATGTAAGTAAACAATTGAATCTGTAAATCTTAAATATAATTTCAAttgtatttaattaataaatttaagatattacTTTTTTTCAACAACAAACCAATACATTCCCTATAGATATGCTCACATGTTTCTGCCAAGGGCATTAGAAGGGAATAAAAGAAAAACCTGAAAAATGTATAATCAAGATCAATTGATTGCTTTAAATCATCAAGAAATTATATATTTAGCGTCAAAATTAGCCATATACCTGTTCCCCAGCATTTCATGCAGCTTGTGTATggtgtcttcttcttccttgctgAAGTTCCGATGCTTTATATTTGGCCTCAGGTAATTCATCCAGCGAAGTCTGCAACTCTTCCCTGACCTTGGCAAACCTAAAAGAGTACAAGGGAACAAAAAGAAAGGTTAAATACAATACTACTGATTTAATTACTTATAAAATCGTCCAATTTAATTTGCTTTTCcttttgcatatatatatatatatatatatatatatatatatatatatatatgaactttctttctcaccagcagcttttGGCATCTCATTCCAGTTCCAAATGCCATATCTGCTAATATAAGCTATTAACTTCTGATCTTCCTCAGCACTCCATTTTCCTTTTTTCAAATCCATGCTTTTTGAGAGAGTACTAAGCCAAAGTGACTCGCAATTTGGCATATATGTATACACACAAGTATGTGTTTACGTCGtggttcaaagtttcaaatttctaattttatatTCCATTGGTTAATAACAAGGTTCTCAAACCTGGACTGGTCAGTATACCGGTGAAGGGAGAGggttaaaagtttaaaatttagcTAGGTTGAATCTAATTTTAACAggtataatattaaatatattataattaatattattttaaaaattataaaagataaggtattattataattaaaagtttaatatattttataattaataattataataaatttaattaattttaatatgtaaataaattttttaaaaataatttaatatttcaattgaaatattaaatgattattttagaataaaaaatattaacaataatttttttataataataaacttatttctatcaataaaaaaaataaactttaatatattaaaattttatacaacaataaatagaaaaaattttataatttttgctatataaaaaataattcatgTTAATATACTAATATGTAAATTATTGATACCATTAATTATTTAAATCCTAAGTCAGTGAGATAATTAGTAAGATAAAAagcctttatttttcttttttacaattttccaaatttaataattgttagttactttatattaatatttaatgtcatgatatcaatatatatatatataaaatgaggaATCTCACTTACCAAGTTGAAAACTGGCTGAGTGGAATTCCATCAGTGTacctcatttaattatttttggtgAGTGACCCGGTCAAGTTCGCTTATATTTGTGAGTGACTCGGCCGGTTCGCTGGACCAAGTTCTGATTCCCAATTGAA
The sequence above is a segment of the Hevea brasiliensis isolate MT/VB/25A 57/8 chromosome 11, ASM3005281v1, whole genome shotgun sequence genome. Coding sequences within it:
- the LOC110640318 gene encoding transcription factor MYB15-like, producing MDLKKGKWSAEEDQKLIAYISRYGIWNWNEMPKAAGLPRSGKSCRLRWMNYLRPNIKHRNFSKEEEDTIHKLHEMLGNRWSAIAARLPGRTDNDIKNYWNCNLKRRFKNTASETKLERVRSIYGVQPKMKNHLSEGTGSISTVPKALIAESFKEVPNSSSSNLLNGIDKNQALGQNTNVELSKFSGNFESLRGQSFSAEGLHIMEDHWQTLYPFASNNDFFGNFPLLSYENQAIEQENIDLSGDLQYQIWHEEPVYSYNNYCDDSFEYPPLWSAEYQVMSQENSGASELSREIIQSLREQPCPIIEDLYTTEDKDLEGLLPHFICDMEVMSSNDENNLSTRQP